A segment of the Verrucomicrobiota bacterium genome:
AGTGGCTGGTTTTGATCTGCCCATTAATGGCTGGTTTTGATCTGCCCGGTGACAACCCTTATGAATTTGACGGCGTTGATCTTGGCGTGAATATATCGTTGCACCGGAAGACCGGTGTAAAATCACTCGTATCCGAAATCAGTACCGGTCAGCGAGCAGCGCTTGCACTTTCAATATTTCTCAGCTTGAATGGTGGTGTTGTTGCTCGTGCACCATGGATTCTTTTCGATGATCCAGTTGCTCATGTTGATGATGTCAATCTTCTCTCGTTTCTTGATATGTTGAGGGATTTGGCATTGCTCGGTAACCGGCAAGTGTTTTTTGCTACCGCAAACGCAAGAATAGCCGATCTTTTTGTACGGAAGTTCGATTGCTTTGGACCCAATTTCAAACAAATCTTGCTTGAGCGATCGATGGGGGCGATCAGACATATATAACGGGATTGCTTGGCAAATCCACCTTTTTGAGATTACCAAGGTTTTGCTTACGAAAC
Coding sequences within it:
- a CDS encoding ABC transporter ATP-binding protein, with protein sequence WLVLICPLMAGFDLPGDNPYEFDGVDLGVNISLHRKTGVKSLVSEISTGQRAALALSIFLSLNGGVVARAPWILFDDPVAHVDDVNLLSFLDMLRDLALLGNRQVFFATANARIADLFVRKFDCFGPNFKQILLERSMGAIRHI